Proteins encoded together in one Brienomyrus brachyistius isolate T26 unplaced genomic scaffold, BBRACH_0.4 scaffold75, whole genome shotgun sequence window:
- the LOC125726752 gene encoding nucleolar transcription factor 1-like isoform X1 yields the protein METTVDQTAWPKEDLLKLLDGMKGNLPQNDLSRFKTMESRLDWDKVAFGPYSGDTCKQKWQAVSREVRKYRTLSEMIVDAEDFIKNPQRSKRTQRHPDFPKKPLTAYLRFFMEKRAKYAKLHPELSNMDLTKVLSRKYRELPERKKAKYVQEFQRDKEAFGQKVLKFREEHPDVNIKNNIPEKPKTPQQLWYSHKKKSVLKTQPDANARDIRDRLLKQWTQLSDKKRLKWINKSLEQQRIYEETMRDFIQQHPELNLSDRDIKKTTLTKAERHLKDKSDGRPEKPPVNGYALYCSEAVSSLKDLPHPARLTMCRQQWKKLDQSDRNSYQKLCERKKKEYEVEMDRFVCSLPKDEQQRVRGELETLGDLRKSNSSSPASKETSKAMGLSPKQRPVSNDRHPSTGSEAPRKPISALFIFSEEKRPKLQRQRPELSDSELTCTLAKMWNELPDKKKEKYERLEVTLKAELEKVAKDDRGLPVPPKRAQDFWQLSVMDSYLASFSNNRTKAEEAMNSVWTSMDKKKKMVWIKKAMEDRKRYNRELGEMQPLNVTVGLGKHPKFVGEPKKPPASGYHIFSQEVLASKELTHLPLKARMGEVGARWKSLSERDRESYKVLAATMLEQYKDQLDLWLQSLSPQERTAYDEYRSTKRKRTNKPGGSKAKVPPAAAEKSDSEDGGIDEDEEEEVSSGEESSNKENEEEEEEEEEEDDDDEDDTDHNVEEKDEDTDKDAKNKENESSASSGSSSESSESDSESDSNTDFNSD from the exons CAGCTTGGCCCAAGGAGGACCTGTTAAAGCTCCTCGACGGCATGAAGGGGAACCTCCCACAGAATGACCTTAGCAGGTTCAAGACGATGGAGTCACGCCTGGACTGGGATAAGGTGGCGTTTGGACCTTATTCGGGAGATACCTGCAAGCAGAAATGGCAGGCAGTGTCACGAGAG GTACGCAAGTATCGCACATTGTCTGAGATGATCGTCGACGCTGAAGACTTCATCAAAAACCCCCAGAGAAGCAAGAGGACACAG AGACACCCAGATTTTCCAAAGAAGCCCCTGACAGCTTATTTGAGATTCTTCATGGAGAAAAGGGCAAAATATGCCAAGCTGCACCCTGAACTGAGTAACATGGACCTCACTAAGGTCCTCTCCAGGAAGTACAGGGAGCTTCCAGAGCGCAAGAAG GCAAAATACGTGCAGGAGTTTCAAAGAGATAAAGAAGCCTTTGGACAAAAAGTGTTGAAATTCCG GGAGGAGCACCCAGACGTAAACATAAAGAACAACATTCCTGAGAAACCCAAGACACCTCAGCAGCTTTGGTACAGCCACAAGAAGAAGTCCGTCCTCAAGACCCAGCCGGAT GCAAACGCTAGGGACATCAGGGACAGGTTGCTTAAGCAGTGGACACAGCTGTCAGACAAAAAGAGGCTGAAGTGGATCAACAAGTCCCTGGAACAGCAGAGAATATACGAG GAGACCATGCGCGACTTCATCCAGCAGCATCCGGAGCTCAACCTCTCCGATAGAGACATCAAGAAGACCACTCTAACCAAAGCTGAGAGGCACCTGAAGGACAAATCTGACGGCCGGCCCGAGAAGCCTCCAGT AAACGGCTACGCCTTGTACTGTTCGGAGGCCGTATCCAGCCTGAAGGACCTGCCGCATCCAGCACGCTTGACGATGTGCAGGCAGCAGTGGAAGAAGTTGGACCAGAGCGACCGGAACAGCTACCAGAAACTCTGCGAGCGG aAAAAGAAGGAATATGAAGTTGAAATGGATCGCTTCGTTTGT AGCCTCCCAAAGGATGAACAACAGCGGGTCCGAGGAGAGCTGGAGACGCTGGGGGACTTGAGGAAGAGTAACAGTAGCAGCCCCGCTTCCAAGGAGACGTCCAAGGCCATG GGCCTGTCACCCAAGCAAAGGCCTGTCTCCAATGACCGTCATCCCTCT ACGGGCTCGGAGGCCCCCAGGAAGCCCATCTCGGCCCTCTTCATCTTCTCGGAGGAGAAGAGGCCCAAACTGCAGAGGCAGAGGCCAGAGCTGTCGGACAGCGAGCTGACGTGTACGCTAGCGAAGATGTGGAACGAGCTGCCCGACAAGAAGAAG GAGAAATATGAACGTCTGGAGGTGACTCTGAAAGCCGAGTTGGAGAAGGTGGCCAAGGATGACCGCGGCCTGCCCGTCCCACCCAAAAGGGCACAAGACTTCTGGCAGCTTTCTGTCATGGACAGCTACTTGGCAAGCTTCAGT AACAACCGCACGAAGGCCGAGGAGGCTATGAATTCAGTCTGGACCTCAAtggacaagaagaagaagatggtcTGGATCAAGAAGGCTATGGAAGATCGGAAGCGATACAAC CGAGAGCTCGGCGAGATGCAGCCCTTGAACGTGACCGTCGGTTTGGGGAAGCATCCAAAGTTCGTGGGGGAGCCCAAGAAACCACCAGC GAGTGGTTACCACATCTTCTCTCAGGAGGTGCTCGCAAGCAAGGAGCTGACCCATCTTCCCTTAAAGGCGCGCATGGGGGAGGTTGGGGCTCGGTGGAAGAGCTTGTCGGAAAGGGACAGAGAGTCCTACAAGGTGCTGGCAGCGACGATGCTGGAGCAGTACAAGGATCAGCTGGACCTGTGGCTCCAG AGTCTGTCCCCACAGGAAAGGACTGCCTACGACGAATATCGTTCCACT aagCGTAAAAGAACGAACAAACCTGGCGGATCGAAAGCCAAAGTGCCGCCAGCAGCTGCCGAGAAATCG GATTCCGAAGATGGAGGTATTGATGAGGATGAGGAAGAAGAGGTCTCGTCGGGGGAAGAGTCTTCAAACAAAGAaaacgaggaggaggaggaggaggaggaagaagaggatgatgatgatgaggatgataCCGATCATAATGTGGAAGAGAAG
- the LOC125726752 gene encoding nucleolar transcription factor 1-like isoform X2 has protein sequence METTVDQTWPKEDLLKLLDGMKGNLPQNDLSRFKTMESRLDWDKVAFGPYSGDTCKQKWQAVSREVRKYRTLSEMIVDAEDFIKNPQRSKRTQRHPDFPKKPLTAYLRFFMEKRAKYAKLHPELSNMDLTKVLSRKYRELPERKKAKYVQEFQRDKEAFGQKVLKFREEHPDVNIKNNIPEKPKTPQQLWYSHKKKSVLKTQPDANARDIRDRLLKQWTQLSDKKRLKWINKSLEQQRIYEETMRDFIQQHPELNLSDRDIKKTTLTKAERHLKDKSDGRPEKPPVNGYALYCSEAVSSLKDLPHPARLTMCRQQWKKLDQSDRNSYQKLCERKKKEYEVEMDRFVCSLPKDEQQRVRGELETLGDLRKSNSSSPASKETSKAMGLSPKQRPVSNDRHPSTGSEAPRKPISALFIFSEEKRPKLQRQRPELSDSELTCTLAKMWNELPDKKKEKYERLEVTLKAELEKVAKDDRGLPVPPKRAQDFWQLSVMDSYLASFSNNRTKAEEAMNSVWTSMDKKKKMVWIKKAMEDRKRYNRELGEMQPLNVTVGLGKHPKFVGEPKKPPASGYHIFSQEVLASKELTHLPLKARMGEVGARWKSLSERDRESYKVLAATMLEQYKDQLDLWLQSLSPQERTAYDEYRSTKRKRTNKPGGSKAKVPPAAAEKSDSEDGGIDEDEEEEVSSGEESSNKENEEEEEEEEEEDDDDEDDTDHNVEEKDEDTDKDAKNKENESSASSGSSSESSESDSESDSNTDFNSD, from the exons CTTGGCCCAAGGAGGACCTGTTAAAGCTCCTCGACGGCATGAAGGGGAACCTCCCACAGAATGACCTTAGCAGGTTCAAGACGATGGAGTCACGCCTGGACTGGGATAAGGTGGCGTTTGGACCTTATTCGGGAGATACCTGCAAGCAGAAATGGCAGGCAGTGTCACGAGAG GTACGCAAGTATCGCACATTGTCTGAGATGATCGTCGACGCTGAAGACTTCATCAAAAACCCCCAGAGAAGCAAGAGGACACAG AGACACCCAGATTTTCCAAAGAAGCCCCTGACAGCTTATTTGAGATTCTTCATGGAGAAAAGGGCAAAATATGCCAAGCTGCACCCTGAACTGAGTAACATGGACCTCACTAAGGTCCTCTCCAGGAAGTACAGGGAGCTTCCAGAGCGCAAGAAG GCAAAATACGTGCAGGAGTTTCAAAGAGATAAAGAAGCCTTTGGACAAAAAGTGTTGAAATTCCG GGAGGAGCACCCAGACGTAAACATAAAGAACAACATTCCTGAGAAACCCAAGACACCTCAGCAGCTTTGGTACAGCCACAAGAAGAAGTCCGTCCTCAAGACCCAGCCGGAT GCAAACGCTAGGGACATCAGGGACAGGTTGCTTAAGCAGTGGACACAGCTGTCAGACAAAAAGAGGCTGAAGTGGATCAACAAGTCCCTGGAACAGCAGAGAATATACGAG GAGACCATGCGCGACTTCATCCAGCAGCATCCGGAGCTCAACCTCTCCGATAGAGACATCAAGAAGACCACTCTAACCAAAGCTGAGAGGCACCTGAAGGACAAATCTGACGGCCGGCCCGAGAAGCCTCCAGT AAACGGCTACGCCTTGTACTGTTCGGAGGCCGTATCCAGCCTGAAGGACCTGCCGCATCCAGCACGCTTGACGATGTGCAGGCAGCAGTGGAAGAAGTTGGACCAGAGCGACCGGAACAGCTACCAGAAACTCTGCGAGCGG aAAAAGAAGGAATATGAAGTTGAAATGGATCGCTTCGTTTGT AGCCTCCCAAAGGATGAACAACAGCGGGTCCGAGGAGAGCTGGAGACGCTGGGGGACTTGAGGAAGAGTAACAGTAGCAGCCCCGCTTCCAAGGAGACGTCCAAGGCCATG GGCCTGTCACCCAAGCAAAGGCCTGTCTCCAATGACCGTCATCCCTCT ACGGGCTCGGAGGCCCCCAGGAAGCCCATCTCGGCCCTCTTCATCTTCTCGGAGGAGAAGAGGCCCAAACTGCAGAGGCAGAGGCCAGAGCTGTCGGACAGCGAGCTGACGTGTACGCTAGCGAAGATGTGGAACGAGCTGCCCGACAAGAAGAAG GAGAAATATGAACGTCTGGAGGTGACTCTGAAAGCCGAGTTGGAGAAGGTGGCCAAGGATGACCGCGGCCTGCCCGTCCCACCCAAAAGGGCACAAGACTTCTGGCAGCTTTCTGTCATGGACAGCTACTTGGCAAGCTTCAGT AACAACCGCACGAAGGCCGAGGAGGCTATGAATTCAGTCTGGACCTCAAtggacaagaagaagaagatggtcTGGATCAAGAAGGCTATGGAAGATCGGAAGCGATACAAC CGAGAGCTCGGCGAGATGCAGCCCTTGAACGTGACCGTCGGTTTGGGGAAGCATCCAAAGTTCGTGGGGGAGCCCAAGAAACCACCAGC GAGTGGTTACCACATCTTCTCTCAGGAGGTGCTCGCAAGCAAGGAGCTGACCCATCTTCCCTTAAAGGCGCGCATGGGGGAGGTTGGGGCTCGGTGGAAGAGCTTGTCGGAAAGGGACAGAGAGTCCTACAAGGTGCTGGCAGCGACGATGCTGGAGCAGTACAAGGATCAGCTGGACCTGTGGCTCCAG AGTCTGTCCCCACAGGAAAGGACTGCCTACGACGAATATCGTTCCACT aagCGTAAAAGAACGAACAAACCTGGCGGATCGAAAGCCAAAGTGCCGCCAGCAGCTGCCGAGAAATCG GATTCCGAAGATGGAGGTATTGATGAGGATGAGGAAGAAGAGGTCTCGTCGGGGGAAGAGTCTTCAAACAAAGAaaacgaggaggaggaggaggaggaggaagaagaggatgatgatgatgaggatgataCCGATCATAATGTGGAAGAGAAG